TTTCCGCCGGCGCCTCAACCGAGATACTTACTGTTTTTGTTGCAACTGATGCGGAAAAAACATCCGGCCAAAACCTTGACCACACAGAGGAAATAGAAATCATTACCCTGCCGGTCAAAAACTTTTATGAAAACGTATATGCCCTTGAAAACGAAAATACATACATTGACCTGAAACTCTACGGCCTCTTCAGACTTGCCCGGAAATTTGTATGAGAATTTTTTAAAAAAACCATGGTCTCGGGCAATAGGGCGCTCCAAAGAAACTCTCTTCTAAAAAAATAAAAAAATCATAACTTAATAATTACTAAACATAATTTGTTATAATATAGTTTATTGGTAAATAAATGCTTAAATGGCGAAAGGACTAAAACAGGCATAGATGATAGTACTGGACAGGGCTTCTAAGTACTACGAGGCACAGGTAGCTTTAAAAAATGTCAGTTTCTCAATAAAAAAAGGGGAGCTTGCCTTTGTTACCGGTCCCAGTGGTGCGGGGAAAACCACTTTGTTTAAACTCCTGTACCTTGCCGAGGCTCCGGATGAGGGAACTATTACAATAGCAGGGTTTAATACCTCTAACCTCAAGGAGGCCACAATTCCATTTTTAAGGCGTAACATCGGTGTTGTGTTTCAGGATTTTAAGTTATTAAATAATAAAACTGTTTTTGACAATATCGCCCTTACACTACGGATAAGGGGCATAATGGAGCGGGAAACAAAAGAGCGTGTCCACAATGTGCTGAAGCTGGTAAACCTCCGGCACAAGTCAGACAGCTACCCTGCAACACTTTCAGGAGGTGAGCAGCAACGAATAACCCTGGCTCGTGCCATAGTGGGTGAACCTACCGTTATGCTTGCCGATGAGCCGACCGGTAATCTTGATGCGGAAAATGAAGAAAACATTATGAAAATATTTAAGCATATAAACAACAAGGGCACAACAATACTAATAGCTACCCACAACAGGTCACTTTTTACCAACACCGGTAAAAGAGTTTTTTTCCTTGAAGAGGGCGCACTGGTTAAAGAAGAGATTACGTAAATGTTTTCACTTAAAATGGCTTTACA
Above is a window of Nitrospirae bacterium YQR-1 DNA encoding:
- the ftsE gene encoding cell division ATP-binding protein FtsE — its product is MIVLDRASKYYEAQVALKNVSFSIKKGELAFVTGPSGAGKTTLFKLLYLAEAPDEGTITIAGFNTSNLKEATIPFLRRNIGVVFQDFKLLNNKTVFDNIALTLRIRGIMERETKERVHNVLKLVNLRHKSDSYPATLSGGEQQRITLARAIVGEPTVMLADEPTGNLDAENEENIMKIFKHINNKGTTILIATHNRSLFTNTGKRVFFLEEGALVKEEIT